The DNA sequence GAAACAGCAGCGGTGGCGGTGGAAGCCATGGCGATAGGGGGATGGTGCGGCGGTGGGGCGTCGTCGTCTGCTTTGCATCGGCGGCGAgtggtggactggtggtggTGTTGTGTCAGtcggatcggatcggatcggatGTGGGCTTCTTTTCGGCCCATAACAACAGGTCCGTTTCTGCTGTCCGCCGTCTGCTGGCCTCCAAATGGTGGCCTGTTCTgaacttttgtttttttttttcctcttgCGTTCGCAAAAGAGAATTAGGAATACTGTTTCTACTCCGAATTACAAGATGTTTTGTGTAGTACGTGCTCAGAATTACAAGATACATGCCAGAAAATAAGCTATTGGTTGACTAGAAGAGTAATTTCCAATCTGCAATACTCTAAAAGATTTAGGGTTTGTTTGGATCGAAGCCTGGCATGCATTGCTTGACCAAGCAACAGATCCTGGCTCTGGTCATCAAAAATCAGATGATTGGGGTGTTGTTATGCCTAGCCTAGGTATACTTTTGCAGTATCCATCCAAACCGCCCTTTAAGGCAGGTTTACTAAATTCCTTAATATATTTTGTTGGCTTTAATAAGCGAAGATGTTGTCGTATGTACCATTCTTGAAAGGACACATATGTGTGAACATTATTTGTTAATTGCCGCACTTTATGAGACTTGGTTGGCCTATGATAAGCTTACGAAGAGACCAAAAAATACGGCATAGTTATGACTTTCACTAAACTTGGATGGGTGTAACTTGAAACTCTAGGTGGAAGTATAACTTAACTATCTCTGCCTTAAATGTTGTTATATAAACAGTAGtaggagaaagaaaaaaagttaAATTGAGTATCTAAGATCTAGTGGGGGATTGCTAAAATCTATATGGGATAGATCACTAAACTCATATAGATGGAAGTGTTTAAGCCCAATCACCAGTTCTAATATAGTGGTCATTAAACACTAAAGCCCACTACAGAACTTAAGAACTGGTGATTGAGAATTTAAGTTTTGTATTGGGCTTTAGTGTTTAAGCCCACAGGTGTTAGTGAAAGGTGATATATCAATTAATACCATACTGCTAGTTGATATAGAGGTAAGGGGTTCTCCTCCCAATATATGTGTACCAATCCCTCCTTAGAAAGGTGCACTAGAAATTACTATACTAGGAGCCCCTAGGTTTTGGGAATCCCTATGATAGTAAGTTGGACTGACATATTCATCTTCTCTCTACTGCATCGCTAGCGTGCACTAGTGATTGGAGGAGCAGGTCTTCACAACTTCTTGCATCGCAGTGACATCAGTAGTGGTCTGGCTCAAGGTATTATATTCTAgccatttattatgatttattttattcATTCAAGTTAGAGATGGCAATAGGGCTCTGCCCTCGATTCCCCATCGGGAATTCACCTATTAGGGGATGAGGATGGATCCATTTAATCCCCATGGGGACTGatttggtaggaattttatctCCATCGAGGATGGCATAGACACGGATGATTCCCTAGTCCCCGCCCCTGATCCCCGCTTCCCTGACCCACTACGACGTGTACGAGAGTGGAGAGATGAACTAGAGAGCAGAGCACTAGATGTGAATAGCTCTAGGACCATCTAAATGCCCATTGTCCGTTGTTGAGTATATATACCACTACAAACTGTAAGTCTTAGGTGGCCAACTCTTCAGTCCACACCAACCGCCACCCACCAGAGCTCCACACCACCATGCCACCACCACCGCATCAGCGGAGGAACATTAGTagttctaagaaattggcaacaAAATCTTTGCTTCTTGTGTCATATACGCATGCTATCTTTGCTCTGACAATTTTATTACGGAGACAGGGATCCCCATAGGGGTTAATTACCAGTCGGGTAATAGGTATGTGGAGAAAAGTGTCCCCACAAATGTTGATGGTGATAGGGAATTCCCTCTGTGAGGACAGAGATAAGAAGCCATCCCTCGACAAGGAATTCCTATTGCCATCTCTAATTCTAGTACTAATTATGTTTTGTGTATTGTAAGAAAACAAACCAACTAACACATGTTAGTGCAAAAAAGACATGTGGTGTCATCTTGGAGGACCCATGTTATGAGGTATTTGGCTATTTTTATATGTTCCCTTATATATTTTCTCCTTTATTTTCTAGAGTTGGCCTCCCTTCATTCCCAATCTACTAAGTCATCAAGTTCCACCATTGTTTTGGTGGGAGAGAATAAAGATGCCTTGCTGTCAGTTGATGCTCAATGCGATTCTCTCCACAAATGCTGCTGCCACCAAAACACCGTCGTGGTTGCATCGATTGCACATGAAAAAAGGAATATATGTGCCATCCGACCTACAAATTGATAACCTCATCTATGGAGATGGATCCCAACCTTCACTATGCTTGCCTCTACCAACTTCTTCCTCTCATCATAAAAACCCTCCTGTCATGGCTAAAAACCAGGCTCAGAAGGCTACTAAGCTCAAAAAGTGTAAACCACCTCGCAATCCGACAAGACAGAGCCCAAGATTTAATAGACCTCACCTATCGCAACCACAACCACAGCCACAACCACAACCCACCACCATGGTTTCTAATGGGATCCCCTCCTTTGatccaatagataccttgcccCTTAATAAGGCTTTTTGCAAGAAAAAGCAATCCACCAACAACACATTGCCCAATGTTCACTACACCTTCATCGATGCTAGTACTGATAAATGCAAGGCCACCAAAAAAATAATCTGTAGCGATGACTTTGGGAAGGCCTCTACCAAAAATCATGAGGAGGCCTTTGAACAACATGATTCCATCGTAAAGGGAAAGCAAAGGTTTAGTCTTCTCTCTGAGATGCAAGAAAACTATgagaagaaggagaaagagGCCGCCTTACATGTAACTATTCTTTATGCCTTCTAGTACTTTTATTACTTATAAACTTTTTTCCTTGTATCAAGAAAACTAGAATTGAGTTGTTTGAATTGTTGGTGTGTACATAGTTTGAAAATGCATTTTAGCATATAGTATAATGATGTGTTGGGAATCACATAATTAGTTAAGGATGTCAACATTATATCTTTATTTTAGGTTCATCAATTTTTTATGTGCAGTGAAATGATAGTGTTCATTTAATTGCTCAACATATTTATTATGCATATAACATTGAGTGGTGAATTTAGTATGCTCAAGTTCAAATACATGTACATATGTGGTTATGTATGTTCAAGTATGAATATTTAAGGTTACACATGTGTTGAGGTCCATAACTGTAAAAGTATGTGTATAGATAATGCTACCAAATTCTAGGataatttaattattttattgatTACTTTTTTGTGAGAAGGAAGACAACACTACAGTCAAGAAAAAACATAAAACTGAATGTACGACAAGTGCATCTAGGAAGAGGTCCCGAAGCATTGATATCACTGTCATTGACACTAGTATTGATGGATGGAAAGCCACCCAAAAACTCAGCTATAGGGGAGAATTCTGGGAGGTTGCTAACAAAAAATTGATGGTGGCCTCTCTGAACAAGGGGATGCATATGAGGAGAACAAGAAAATGACTGCTTCACAGGTGACTACCCTTTATGTCATTTGGTACTTTTACAAACTTAACTTGATTATCTTTATATGAAGGAAACTATGATTCAAGTATTTGATTTGTTGGGTGTAAAAAGATTTGTAATTTTACATGAAAATCAAGCATATGTTTGTGTTGGGAATGATTATCaatagatgatggtgatgatacTATTTGTTTCTCTTAGTTTCAACAAATTCTTCCTATGTGCATTAAAATATCAATATTGATCtcattttttgaaaaaaaatattatcctaGATGGTTTCATTAAATTTAGTTATTAGTCACTATACTTTAGCCCAAAAGAATGCATCCACGTGCCTTGGCAGGTATAATTATGCATATTGAGGTTACACACGTGCCCATGGACAATAGTGAAATGGAATACGAAAGTGTGGGTGTATATAAAAACAATCGTTTCTAGCATAATTTAGTTGTTATGCTATTTTTTAATAGGAAACCTAAATTTTACTATGTATGTTGTCATTTTGTGTCATATCTCGTTTATGTGCATCAATGGTGATAATTGTGTTGCATGtctgtttgttaaaggaaacATTGTTCTTCGAAGAGCATTGCTTAGGTAGTGGAAGAGAAAAGTAAAAATCAATGTGTTTTTTGTTGTAGTTAGGATATCAATGTAAAAACACTTTGACATCAGATTTATGTACTATCTATGATGACTAAATGGATTTTCTTATATAGGTATATAAATCACCTTATGAACAAGGTTAGCGGGTGCTTCTATTGTTATATCAAATAATAGATACTATATATAAGTTATTTGTTTACTGTCTAATATAATTATTTGGTGAACGCCTAAAAACTAATCTTAAGCTCAAGTAGGAGTGATGGCAATGGAGGCCATGGCCATGGAGATGTTGCGATGGTGGGTCGTCTACACTGTTTTGCGTGAGCAGCGAGTGATGGTGGTGGTGTATCAGTCGGATCAGATGTGAGCTTCATTTTGGCCCATAATAAGAGGTCTATTTCTGTTGTCTGCTGATTGTTGGGAAGGCATGGCCTGACCTACTGGCCTACTAGGCCCACCTACAAAAACAGATTTGGTGGCCCGACCtgaactttttttatttatttttctttcattCTCAGTTGACATAGTGACAACAAGAGAGAGTTAGGAATATTGTTTCTGCTCAGAATACAAGATGTCCTTTTTAACTCGTGCTTAGAATTATAAGATACATGTTGGAAAAACAAGCTAATGGTTGACTAAAGAAAGTAATTTCCAACCCTTTCCAAGTAAATATGCAATACTCTCCGAGATTTACGATTCGTTTGGATGGAAGCTTGGCATGCATTACATGCAACTGATTCTGAGCCTAGGTGTCCAAaactagataactagagtaccaCTGTTATCCATCCAAACCACTCCTTATGGGCTTATGGCATGTTTGCTAAATTCCTTACCCTACTACTTAAAATCTTTTATGAGGCGGTGTCCTTTTATTAATAGAGGCGTTTGTCAAATCCAACAACCATGGTTTATGCCTTTAATTAACAGAGATAGTCATTTTAATAACCAAGGCGGTCATAATTAACCGCATTGCAAAATTGATTTACAGAGGCAGCTAAAAAATAACCACCTCCTAAAATCTATTTATGAAGGTAGACCTTATAAAAGGCCCACCTCTAAACATACCCTCACTTTGCTTGCCTTCTTTAATCTCGGCCCATCTTGGCCCGACACCAACGTCACAACATATATACAAGAATGAAACCCTAGCCCATCTTCTCTCCGCCACCTAGCCGCTCGTGTTCCtcactctcctctctctctctctctctctctcgtgacTCCATCTCCCGCTCCCTCTTCCCACTAGCGCTCGCCACCGCTCCCTCTCTAGGCTCCCCAGATCTAGCGAGGAGGCTAGCTGACcagcaccaccaccaacacCTCTCTGTCTCCTAATACCACCACCAATCCTCTTTCTCTCTTGGTGCCCAGATCTAGCGAGAAGGTCGGCCACCACGTCCAGATCTGGCTAGTAGCACAAGCTCTCTCCACTCTCTCTCGCCCTCCGTCCCTCGTCGGTGCTCGCACCGCTCGCGTGGCCGGTGGCGGCTCTGGCAGGGAGGTAGTGGCGGTGGCATGGGTGTCACTAATGCTTTAGCAATTCCCTCTTCTGCTCCAATGGATACCCTACACCCTCATAAAGATAAGAAAAGGAGCACAAGACCCAAAAGCCATCATGAAGGCAAGCATGATACAACTAAGGATATTTATTACACCATCATTGACACCAGTATCGATAAATGGAAGGCCACCAAAAAATCATTCTGTGGTGATGACTTCAGAAAGGTCCCTAGCAAAAATCCTGAGGAGACCTTTGAACAACATGACTCTGTCATAAAGGGAAAGCGAAGGTTTAGTCTCATCTCCAAGTTGCAAGAAAACTATGAGAAGGAGAAGGTGAAAGAAGTCATCTTACAGGTAACTATTCTTTATGTCGTCTAATACTTTTACTTATTAACTTTTTTCCTTATATCAAGAAAACTATGATTGAGTTGTTTAAATTGTTGGTGTGTACATCAGTTTAAAATGCATTTTGATATATAATATAATGATGTGTTGGGAATGACATAATTAGTTAAGGATAAAATTTTTCCTATGTGTAGTGAAATGATAGTGTTCATTTAATTGCTCGACATATTTATTAGGGTTGTAACATTGAGTTGTGAATTTAGTATGCTGAAGCTCAAATACATGTACCTATGTGCCTATGTATGTTCAACTATGAATACTAAAGGTTACACATGCCTTAAGGACCATAAATGTAAAACTTTGTGTGTAGATAAAGATACCCAATTTTAGGATAatctataattattttattgATTATTTTTCTATGACAAGGAAAAGAGCGCAGAAGTCAAGAATAATCATGAAATTGAGCGTACCAAAAGTGTAGACAAGGAGAGGTCCCGAAGCGTTGATATCACTACCATTGACACTAGTATTGATGGATGGAAATTCACCAAAAAACTCACCTATAGGGGAGGATGGAAGGTTGCTCACAAAAAATCAATGGTGGACTCTAAACAAGAGGATGCCTatgaggaggagaaggaggagaaAGTTACTACCTCACAGGTGACTACCCTTTATGTCATTTGGTTTTTTTACTACTTAAtaactttcttctccttctatgGAGGAAACTATGATTCAACTAATTGATTAGTTAGTGTAAAAAACAGCAATTTTACATGAAAATAGAGCTTATGTTTGTGTTGGAAGTGATTATTAATTGGTAAGGTGATAATACTATATGTTTCTCTTAGTTTCACCAAATTCTTCCTATGATGCATTAAAAAATCATTGTTGATCTCTCAATTTTTGACAAACTTATTGTGTCCTAGATGGTTTCATTAAATTTAGTGATTAGTTACTATACTTTAGCCCAATAGAATGTATATATCTACATGCCCATGCAGGTATAGTTATGCATATTTGAGGTTACACACATGCCTACAGACAATAGTGAAGTGGAATATAAAAGCGTGGGTATATAAAAACAATCATTTCTAGCATAATTAgttgttttgttttcttttttctagGGAAGCAAATGTTATAATGTATGTTGTTGTTTTGTGTCATGACTCATTGACATGCATCAACAATCATAATTGTGTTTCATatgtgtttgtcaaaggaaacaTTGTTCTTTGAAaggaagagaaaagaaaaaaacaatgtGTTCTGATTATAGTTAGGATATCAATGTAAAAAAACTTTGCCATTGGTTGTATATACTATTATGATGACTAAATGGATTTTCTTATATAtgtaaataaatgaaaaaggtcaATTGTTGCTTCTATTGTTATATCAAACAATAGATGCCTTATATAAGTTGCTTGTTTTGTGACAAACATAAACATTTGGGATAACAAATAATAGATGTCTTAAGCTCATTGTTATTGTTCTGTCATGTGACTAAGAAGAAATGTGTGGGATAACAAACTATAAAAAAAAGAATCTACCTTCATGTATATGTTCTCTAATTTGAGATGGAAAACAACCAACACATAGTTTAAAAATGTTACAGAGTTTATGTAGTATGTTTAGAACCTTGGAATTAATTGTATCCAAACATGTATGTCAACCTACTGCTTTTGTATCACTATATGTTAGATACATAAGGAAGTACACCCATATGCACTCCTCACAGTCCATCTTTCATGTGAAACTCATTCATCGACACTTAAGCGACTACCTAACAAACCCACACTTTGTCACAGAATTTTCTAAGCCTATTTAAGTAGCATTTTGATTCACTATATGCCAAATTTGGAAGTTTATGGTAACTTGTCCAATTGTTCATTGACTTTATCTTGATAATTGTTACTTCCTTGTGAGAAAAATGCATATAATGTTAATAATTATCTGCATTGGGGATATTGTTCTATCTAACTATAAGTTTTGTACCTTTTGTATGATGATATAATATTAAGGGTCATTGAGAGTTGATTAACAAACATATAATAATATAAGGCAGACAATCTTAGCACTGCATACATTAAGGATTTACCTATTATTTTTTACTGTAGGGAATCATGTTTTCTAGTGGTAAAGGTGTCATTGAAATATTGGATAATTAAATTAGTTCACCAGTTGCATTAGAGTGCTCTAGTGTTGAAGCCAAAAGTACAATAGTGATGCATTTTCTTGATATGATAAAGATattttttacataaatattGCAGGACTAGATGCTCTCAACCAATACCAGAAGACAATGGTGATACCGCTGTTCACATAATAGTCATAAGAAGAAAAAAGATCTGAGACATCACAACACCGGTTTAAAGGAGGAAATTAGCAAAGGATTATGTAGGGAAAAAGTATTGTCATTTTTTGTTATCGATGAATTATGTTGACTTAGTCACAATCAATTTGTTTTATCATTTCTATCCATTAAAGTCGTCATTAAATTCATATACATTTTAATTCTTAATGTTCTTAGCAAGTGCATGAAGcatttgattctcttgtcagaTTTAGCATATATTGCTACACATTTATTGTCTTGTTTTTTTTCTAGTTCTTTATAAACTAGAGTAATGCATTTTATTGGTTCATTATGATGGTTTTAGTTCTTCCTAATTGTTTAGTAATTGGGTATTGCTAGTTCGAAGTAGAGTGGCCTTTCACGGTTTAGGGCAATCAATGAAGTAACATGAATTTTGGTACAGATTTGATCATGAAATTGATCTCAATAATTCCATTAAAACAACAAGACATCATGCTAACCTCACGTTAGACATTTATAAacttttaaaaataaaataaaactttAGCACATTGTCTATTAAATGGGCACCGGGTATCCTCACCAAGACTATAATTGCCCAAAGAGGGGGTGGGCTAGgatttctatttatagccctacCACCTAGAAACATAGAAAAGATATACATAGAAACCAACTAGGGAAAAGTTTAGGATCACGAAAAAACTCCAAGCTTCTTAAGAAAGGAATAGTTTGGCCCAGCCAAAAGCTCTTAGGTTGCAGGAGCATATGTGTGAAGAAATCAGCCCAGGGGACTGAAATGACTTACTGAGAGTTTTGAAGGCCCAGCAACAAAGACCTTGATTGACCCAAAGCCTCACTGCGTTAGGATTTCGTTTAAAGCCCAGCCCCCTGGTGGCAATGAAGCAAAGACTGGCTCAACTGACGGCTCTAAAAGCTCCACACAAGCCCAATTGTTGATCCTGATTAACATCCTCCATCAGCCTGATTCAAGAGAGCGTCCAATACAGGGACATGTTCCATGGGTGGCTCAACCTTCACATCCCACCCCATATTATTCCCAAACTAAAAAGCACATGTTCCTTGATACGAAAATGTGAAATATGTTTAAAATGAAACATGACTAATAATATAGCAGTACAACGGGTGCCCAACAAATATAACGGCAGCTCGCtcgcttgattatttgttgcaaACAGTGACACTGACAATATGCATGGGGGCAACGCCGGATGAGGAAGCCGGCCGGAGAAACGATAGCATGCCATGCATGCAAGCTATCTATCCTTCGATGGCAAcgccaggcggcggcggcgctgctgctACCCTGATGGTCCTAGGCTTCTTGCTGCCTCCTGCTGCAATGGTGTCCGGAACATGTTTAGGATCTTGTTCGTGTTCGTAGGCGGCAAGATGGACGCCCAGCGCCGCCCTCCCCGAGGGGTCCAGGTTCTCTGACCACTGCGCGTCCCACTCGATGGCCTTGGCCGTGCTGCACGCCACGCTTGGCCCGCCGGGCACCGTCAGGATAGCAGGCTTCTGCTTGCAGAGATCATCATGCATCGCATGGTCAACAAATTAATTAGCTATATGTCGATGGTGTCTGACTGAAGAATGTTGATTAGCTCACCTGTGGGAAGAACCTCTCGAAGATCATCCTGTAATAGTAGGCCTCCTTTGTGGTCGGAGTGTTGTGTGGGAAGATGAACTTTGCATTCGACAGCATCTTGTCAGTCACCTGCATGAAGATTGATCATGATTAGTGCAATGGAATTATCCTTGTATACATATGTGGACATCCAAATTGGCATGGCAATATTTATTTACATTTGATGCAGCATGAGCCTTGAGGCCATCGATCCAGCTGTACCCAACGCCGTCACTGAACTGCTCCTTCTGTCTGTATAGGATATGCTGCAAGCGTGATCATGGCACACAAAATTCAGATGTCTGAATGTCCAAATATTGACTACTGAAAATTCAGTCTGAGCGCAGCTGGTTAACTACCACCTTAGGCAGGAATGGCTGCTCCTCATCGTCAAATGCCTTCCTCAGCACCCACTTCTCAATTCTTCCAAGATCAGGCCGGACCTGCAACCCTCCTCAGAAATTAGTATTTAGTAATGGCCGTCAAATATATGCATGTTTGGTTTCTCTTTGGTTCTGAAGTAGTTTCATTCAGTACCATCTTCCATTCAGGATCGATGCTCATGGCCTCATTGATGAAGTCCTTGTCCAAGAAGGGACGCGAGCCTCCAGGCCCCAAGCCGATGTCGCCTTGTTGGCTCTCAGGCAGTCATACTGATGCAGAGCCTTAACCTGCAGAGCAAGAATCATCATGCATGTCAGTCAGGTTGTTCTCTTGTGTTTTCTCTGATATGATAAAGGTTCCTGATCGAAAAAATTGCAGTGGCACTGGCAGACACTGACCTTCCTGCATGTCTCTTGGTGGAACTCCTCCTTGTTGGGTGCCTTGTGGAAGTAGAGGTAGCCTCCGAAGAGCTCGTCGGAGCCCTCGCCGGAGATGACCATCTTGACCCCGAGCGACTTGATCTTGCGCGACATGAGGAACATGGGCGTGCTCGCCCTGATCGTCGTCACGTCGTACGTCTCCGTGTGGTAGATCACGTCCTCAATGGCATCAATGCCGTCCTAATGcagcaattaaaattttattcagTAAGATAAGATGAACAGACATGTAGCTCATACGAAAAAGAAATGGCCATTGGTACCTGAACAGTGAAGTGGAACTCGTGGTGCAGGGTGCCCAGGTAGTCTGCCACCTCTCTGGCCGCCTTCAGGTCAGGGGACCCCTCCAGGCCGACGCAGAAGGAGTGGAGCTTGGTGCCCCAGCGTGTTGCAGCCTCTGTCTCGGCGAGGTGACGCACAGCGACGGCTGCCACCAGCGACGAGTCCAGGCCGCCGGAGAGCAGGACGCCAAAGGGGACGTCTGTCATCAGCCGCTTTACCACAGCCTGtgatgaaatgaaatgaaacaaAACAAATGTTATTTGTGATGATGAGTTCTCATTCATTTGTCTTGTCCGTGCTTACAAATTTCTGGGGAAAAACAAGACTTGACAGTGCTTAGTTTGTTCGTTtgactgcttagtttgctttgttcaTCTCAGGTAAATGTATTCATCCGATTGGATATCTGTCGTCGTGTATATACTATATAGTGAAGATTCTAGTTCTtgccttttttgtttttgtatGCCGTCTGAACGGGCAAACAGTAGCATGTAACATTCTCAGGTTTCAGAAATAGTGTTCACCATCATAATTGAGCAAAATTCTGATACTGTCAGTTCAGTTTGTTGGTCCAACCAAGCACACACTGAATGACTGAAAGTCGTGTTGTTCACCTTTTCGAAGGCCTTCCTGAGCGCCAGCGGGTTGTATGGAACCGAGGGGGTGATGGCCTCGTCGAACCAACGAGGGTTGTACCACCTGCTGAATCCTCCTCCGGTCTTGTTGTTGCTGGAGTAGAGATGCCCCGGAGGGAAGATCTCAAAGTGCTCGCACTCGTCGTTCAGGGCCTTCATCTCTGACGAAATCCACACCGACCCTGCAAGGCGTGCCAGATTATGTATTCTTCAGTTTCAGTTCGATTTCATTCGTCATATAATTATTATTGTTACAGATAGAGACAGAGACAGAGACAGAGAGTACCATCGATTCCCCATCCGATGTAGAGTGGCGTGACACCGATGGCGTCGCGGGCAGCCATGAAGCTGCTTGCGCGGTCGCCATGGCCATGGCGGGTGTCCAGCAGCACGAAGGAGAAGACGCCGTCCAGCATGTCCACGAACTCTTCTCCATGCTCCTCGTACTACACAAATATATATATCATCAGGAATGATGAATGAACCGAACCGAAACACTGAGCACTGCAGGTGACTCTGAACCAAGAGTAAGAGACATACCAGGTGCGCGATGACCTCGCAGTCGCTGCCGGTCCTGAATCTGTGGCCGGCGGTGGAGAGCCTGCTCCTGAGGTCCTGGTGGTTGTAGACCTCGCCGTTGACGGCGACGACCACCGACTGGTCCTCGTTGTAGAGGGGCTGGTCGCCGGAGGCCGGGTCGATGATGGCGAGGCGCTGGTGGGAGAGGTAGCAGTCGCCCATCTGACGGAGGCCGCTCCAGTCGGGGCCACGGTGCTTGAGCCGCCGCGACAGCTCCAGCACCCGGCCTCTCTTGTTCTTGCCATGACTCGCCTCGCCAAGCACAGCAAGTATGCCGCACATCCtcactgcactgcactgcactggACGATCAGCTAGCTACCTTAGCTTGTGCTTGTGTCTTGGGTGCACAGGTTGTGGCtgccctgctcctgctcctgctcttgCTCTGCTCTGCGGCGTCCATTTTATAGAGCGGCCGGCTGCCGACACATCGGACGACGATGCTCATTTCTGCTACTGGAGTAGTACTGCATCTGTACATGACTAGATGTACTACAGTACCTTCTGGATACATCCATCTTTATACATGTTCCCGGCCACATACAAGCAACGGTTCTTGAATCTCGACATGTGCTACTCCCTCAGTCTCAAGATGACTACCAATTTCGTTTTCTTTGAAGTTAatcttttttaaaaataataaatactaCAAACATACCTAATCATATTTATAATACTCTGTCAGTTCTAAACTATAAcaatgttttggcttttctatactatgtatctagaaaagctatAAAACCTAATAATTTTAAATGGATGGAGTATATGATAAAGCATTATTAGATCAATAGTGAACTATATTTTCATTATATAAACATATTAAGAGATATAAAATATTGatagtttttttttgtaaatcTAATCAAATTTAAAAGctgttttttaaaagaaaaagttAGATTAAATGTGCAATTACTTTAGAACGAGTGAGATGAGCTCAAAATTAAAGCTGAGAGAAAACATAGACAATTTGTTTATGGATTTACGAGCATAACTCGTACTATGATTGGCGTGACACTCATCAATGAACTAGAGAGATGAAAGATATATACTATGTATTATGGGAAAAAAGGAAGATAATCAATAGAACTACATATATAGAAAAGTGAGAGAAACCCAGAAATAACATAATTGGTGTTCATCTTTCAACTGAACCCAGAATATCAAGTCGAAACTCGAAAGTCAACCAAGCCATATACtcatagaaaaaaaaacattcaaAAGTGTAAACCCATTTAACCCGTGCGCATGGTGATTAGTGAACCAAGAATATAGACACAAGTTGTCATGGCTTACCAAGGTGCATGCTCGTCTCCTCATCTTGTGTCGTCGTCTCC is a window from the Sorghum bicolor cultivar BTx623 chromosome 5, Sorghum_bicolor_NCBIv3, whole genome shotgun sequence genome containing:
- the LOC110435232 gene encoding uncharacterized protein LOC110435232 isoform X2 — protein: MGVTNALAIPSSAPMDTLHPHKDKKRSTRPKSHHEGKHDTTKDIYYTIIDTSIDKWKATKKSFCGDDFRKVPSKNPEETFEQHDSVIKGKRRFSLISKLQENYEKEKVKEVILQSAEVKNNHEIERTKSVDKERSRSVDITTIDTSIDGWKFTKKLTYRGGWKVAHKKSMVDSKQEDAYEEEKEEKVTTSQD
- the LOC8067575 gene encoding LOW QUALITY PROTEIN: asparagine synthetase [glutamine-hydrolyzing] (The sequence of the model RefSeq protein was modified relative to this genomic sequence to represent the inferred CDS: inserted 1 base in 1 codon); this translates as MCGILAVLGEASHGKNKRGRVLELSRRLKHRGPDWSGLRQMGDCYLSHQRLAIIDPASGDQPLYNEDQSVVVAVNGEVYNHQDLRSRLSTAGHRFRTGSDCEVIAHLYEEHGEEFVDMLDGVFSFVLLDTRHGHGDRASSFMAARDAIGVTPLYIGWGIDGSVWISSEMKALNDECEHFEIFPPGHLYSSNNKTGGGFSRWYNPRWFDEAITPSVPYNPLALRKAFEKAVVKRLMTDVPFGVLLSGGLDSSLVAAVAVRHLAETEAATRWGTKLHSFCVGLEGSPDLKAAREVADYLGTLHHEFHFTVQDGIDAIEDVIYHTETYDVTTIRASTPMFLMSRKIKSLGVKMVISGEGSDELFGGYLYFHKAPNKEEFHQETCRKVKALHQYDCLRANKATSAWGLEARXPFLDKDFINEAMSIDPEWKMVRPDLGRIEKWVLRKAFDDEEQPFLPKHILYRQKEQFSDGVGYSWIDGLKAHAASNVTDKMLSNAKFIFPHNTPTTKEAYYYRMIFERFFPQKPAILTVPGGPSVACSTAKAIEWDAQWSENLDPSGRAALGVHLAAYEHEQDPKHVPDTIAAGGSKKPRTIRVAAAPPPPGVAIEG
- the LOC110435232 gene encoding uncharacterized protein LOC110435232 isoform X1 translates to MGVTNALAIPSSAPMDTLHPHKDKKRSTRPKSHHEGKHDTTKDIYYTIIDTSIDKWKATKKSFCGDDFRKVPSKNPEETFEQHDSVIKGKRRFSLISKLQENYEKEKVKEVILQEKSAEVKNNHEIERTKSVDKERSRSVDITTIDTSIDGWKFTKKLTYRGGWKVAHKKSMVDSKQEDAYEEEKEEKVTTSQD